The following nucleotide sequence is from Gracilimonas sp..
AGGAATTTCAATGGAGAGCACCGGTCTTGCCGAATGGATTATAACCAGTATAAACTGGAGCATATTCAGCTCCATATTCCTTGTAATAGCATTCAGCCTTGTAGCCATAATTATGTCGAACTTCCTGTCTAATACTGTTTCAGCAACCCTGCTGATTCCTTTGGCGGTGAGTCTTGCTACTTCGGGAGCAGCCGGAGAGGGCTTCAGCTTAGTCCTTATTAGTTTGGTGATTGGTGTGAGTGCCAGTCTTGCCATGATGTTACCCATTTCGACACCACCCAACGCTATTGCCATGAGCACCGGAACCATGAAAACCAAACATATGACTCGCGCTGGATTCGCTGTTGGCATTTTAGGTTTGATTATGGTGACTCTTTATGCGCTGTTTTATTGGCCATTAATTTTAAATTGAGGAATCTATTATGGACGAAAAAATCTACATATTGATCGTTGAGGATGAGCTGGAAGTGATGGATGCGCTCATCAAAGACCTGGAAAAATTTGAGGAGTATTTTCCGGTTGAGTCGGCAAACAATGCTAATGAGGCGCGGGAGGTAATAGACTATATTTTAGATCATGGTCATAAAGTCGGATTGATTTTATGTGACCATGTGCTACCCGGACAAAATGGGGTAGACCTTTTGATCGATCTTCAACAAATACCTGAAGCCGCAAAAAGTAAAAAGGTTTTGGTGACAGGTCAGGCCGGACATGAAGACACTATTCTGGCCATTAACAAAGCGGATCTCGATCATTATATTGCAAAACCCTGGACTAAAGAGCAGCTTGCAGAAGTGGTAGTATCCGAGTTAACAGATTACGTAATCGCGAATGAGAAGAACCTGCTGCCTTTCATGCAAATTCTGGATTCAGGCAAACTTTCTGATGCCATGCGCAAAAATCAATTGACCGACCACTAACCCTACATGGAATCCAATCAAGGCATATCGTGGCTTAATGATACCGAAACTATTCTCCGTTTCATTCAAAGACTGGTTAGTGAGCTGGATGAACTGAAGGATCATCTTTTGGTATTGAAAGAAAATGAGGTTCTCTTTTCTCAGGGTGAACCGCTTGAAGACGTATACCTTTTACTTGAAGGGCAGGTGGTATTGACCAGAACACAAGCTGACGACAGCGAAATAACGCTAACTACCCTTAACCCCGGAAGCTTTGTAGGGCTTATTGCTTTTACGACCGGAGAGCCCACTCTCACAACTGCCAAAATTACCCAGCAGGGGTTAGCTCTTAAAATGAAGCCCCAACAATTTGAGCAGTATCTGAGTGACCATCCACGGCTCAAGCATCCACTTCAGCAACTAATGCTGAATAACATGATTCAGCGATATAAAAGTAATATCCGTTTGCAGACAAAAACGCATTTACTAAACAAAGAGCTTGGTAAAGAGCGGGATGATCTTAAAAAAGCCTATAAGCGATTGGAGGAAACGCATCAGCAGCTTATTCATCAGGAAAAAATGGCAACCCTTGGTGAGTTGGTTGCGGGATTTGCACATGAGGTCAATAATCCCGCTTCGGCCCTGATGCGATCAGCTGAAAACCTTATCGAAATTTATTCCACCTTCGAAGAATCAGATTCGACCTATAAGTTGTTCAAACTTGGCTTGCAAAGTGAGCCTCTGGACAGTGCTGAGTTGCGTAAACAAATGCTGAAGATTGAGAAGCAATTTCCCTGGGTTCATGAGCGGGCATCCGTTAGAAAACTGGCACAAATGCCGGATAATGCCTTAGAGGTTATCAAAGATCAACGTAAGAAATTAGATATCGAGAGCCTGACCAATCATTTTGAAGCGGGGCGCATGATCCACAACATTCGCATTGCCAGCAATCGTATTGCCAACCTCGTCAAAAGCCTGAAAAGCTACAGCCGGCAGGATCAAAACAAAGAGGAGTTTATTGATATCAGAGAGGGAATTAAAGACACCGTGTTGGTGCTAAGCAATCGCCTGAAATATGTAAATCTAAACCTCCACTTGAATGACATCCCAAAAACCTGTGTACAGGTGGGCGACCTGAATCAGGTTTGGACTAATATATTGGTCAATGCCTGTGATGCTCTCAATGATTCCGGTGAAATTACTATTTCAACAAAGCATTCCGATGACCAAATACTGATTGAAATCACAGACAATGGCCCGGGGATTCCTGAAGATATTATTCACCGAATTTTTGAAGCCAACTTTACCACAAAAAATCAGGGTGCTAAGTTTGGGCTGGGGTTGGGTCTGCCGATCTCTAATGAGATTATTCGGCGCTCTGGAGGAACCATTGAAGCCAAAAACCTTGATGAAGGCGGGGCCAGCTTTAGAATAAGTCTTCCCGTTAAGTCCGACTGCTAATCATTCTCTTCGTTGGCCATGTAGTACAGCTGTATAATCCGGATTTGGTCGTAACCGATTTTCTTATTCATTCGATCATAAACTACCTTCAGCATATGAGACCCTTTCTCATCAAAAATCTTGATAATTTCATCCTGCTGGCGTAATGACAGGGAAGTTGCTTCGGTAATTCCATCCAGCCTAAGGTCATTACCTTCTTTCAGATAATCCTTAAGATGGTTAAGGATGGTAACTTCTTTCACGCCATGCTCTTCAGCCAGATGACCTATTCGCTGCCCATCATTAAATGCCTTCCCAATTTGCTGGTGCAACTCTACGCTTTCCAGTTCTTCTGCTTTTTCCTGAAGCGTTTCTTCCTTCGCCTCGATGCCATGTTCGGCCGTATACTTTTTGATAATGCCAATAAATGCCGAGCCATACTTTTTGAGCTTCACATCACCTACACCATATAAGGGAAGCAGGTGTTCTTTGTCTTTCGGATAATAGTACGCCATTTCCATCAGCGTCGTGTCCGGAAAGATAGTGTAGGGAGGAATCCCTTTTTCGTCCGCCATTTTCTTCCGCTCTTTGCGGAGAATCTCGAAGAGATTTTCATCATAGGAAGCTTCAACTTCCGTAGCTACACGCGAGGCTTCTTCATCACTCAGCATGGTGCTGGTTCGGTCGAGTGTACCGTACACATTTTCATCACCTTTTAGAACAGCATCGGCTTTATCCTCCAGCTGCAATACCGCGTATTCTCCTTTGGAAAGATAGTCCTGGCGAACCAGCATTCGGGATAACTGTTCCCACTGATCTTTGGACCATTCTTTTCCTGAACCGTATGAATCCAGCTTATCATGTTCCAGCTCCAGCACTTTTTT
It contains:
- a CDS encoding response regulator, whose protein sequence is MDEKIYILIVEDELEVMDALIKDLEKFEEYFPVESANNANEAREVIDYILDHGHKVGLILCDHVLPGQNGVDLLIDLQQIPEAAKSKKVLVTGQAGHEDTILAINKADLDHYIAKPWTKEQLAEVVVSELTDYVIANEKNLLPFMQILDSGKLSDAMRKNQLTDH
- a CDS encoding ATP-binding protein, whose protein sequence is MESNQGISWLNDTETILRFIQRLVSELDELKDHLLVLKENEVLFSQGEPLEDVYLLLEGQVVLTRTQADDSEITLTTLNPGSFVGLIAFTTGEPTLTTAKITQQGLALKMKPQQFEQYLSDHPRLKHPLQQLMLNNMIQRYKSNIRLQTKTHLLNKELGKERDDLKKAYKRLEETHQQLIHQEKMATLGELVAGFAHEVNNPASALMRSAENLIEIYSTFEESDSTYKLFKLGLQSEPLDSAELRKQMLKIEKQFPWVHERASVRKLAQMPDNALEVIKDQRKKLDIESLTNHFEAGRMIHNIRIASNRIANLVKSLKSYSRQDQNKEEFIDIREGIKDTVLVLSNRLKYVNLNLHLNDIPKTCVQVGDLNQVWTNILVNACDALNDSGEITISTKHSDDQILIEITDNGPGIPEDIIHRIFEANFTTKNQGAKFGLGLGLPISNEIIRRSGGTIEAKNLDEGGASFRISLPVKSDC